In the genome of Oncorhynchus mykiss isolate Arlee chromosome 18, USDA_OmykA_1.1, whole genome shotgun sequence, one region contains:
- the LOC110496436 gene encoding glycoprotein-N-acetylgalactosamine 3-beta-galactosyltransferase 1-like, whose translation MTGPKNLESRTKHIRATWANRCNKILYMSSVETEFPTVGLNVTEGRDQLYWKTIRAFQYIYQHHRNDYDWVLKADDDTFVVIENLRYTLSKQDPEKPVYFGRRFRPFVHQGYMSGGAGYVLSKEAVRRFIEGFDMAKCTHFSIIEDMALGKCMETMGVEPGDSRDVKGRQTFHPYPPDKYLIKKPPRKRPWFLLYDYYKPREGPECCSDHTVSFHYIYNVQMYMLEYLTYNLRPYGYQYRYNPDSAGTESESNTPTPVSA comes from the exons ATGACTGGACCTAAGAACCTGGAGTCTAGAACCAAACACATCCGGGCCACCTGGGCCAACCGATGCAACAAAATCCTCTACATGAGTTCAGTGGAGACAGAATTCCCCACGGTGGGGCTCAACGTAACCGAGGGACGAGACCAGCTCTACTGGAAGACCATCAGAGCCTTCCAGTACATCTATCAACACCACCGCAACGACTACGACTGGGTCCTCAAAGCTGATGATGACACGTTTGTGGTCATCGAAAACCTCCGCTACACCTTGTCCAAACAGGACCCGGAGAAGCCTGTGTACTTTGGGAGAAGGTTCCGCCCGTTCGTCCACCAGGGTTACATGAGCGGTGGAGCCGGCTATGTCCTCAGTAAAGAAGCCGTCAGAAGGTTCATCGAGGGATTTGACATGGCGAAATGTACCCACTTTTCCATCATAGAAGACATGGCTCTGGGGAAGTGTATGGAGACAATGGGTGTGGAGCCGGGAGACTCCAGAGATGTGAAGGGAAGGCAGACGTTTCATCCCTACCCACCAGACAAGTACCTGATCAAAAAGCCACCCAGAAAACGGCCTTGGTTTCTCTTGTATGACTACTACAAACCCAGAGAG GGCCCAGAATGTTGTTCAGATCACACCGTATCCTTTCACTACATCTACAATGTACAGATGTACATGCTGGAATATCTGACCTATAACCTACGGCCCTACGGATACCAGTACAGGTACAACCCTGATTCTGCAGGAACTGAAAGTGAGAGTAACACACCCACACCGGTCTCTGCCTAA